The genome window TGGGAGGACCAGACGCCGGTCGATCTCGACGGACACGGGACGCACGTCGCGGGCACGATCGGACAGTTGACGAACAACGGCGTCGGGGTCGCGGGCATGGCGTTCAACGTCCGGCTGATGCCGATCAAGGTCCTCCGCGATCGGTGGGACCAGATTCTGAATGCGCCCAACTTCGCGACCGACGCGACGGTCGCGCGCGGCATCCGCTACGCGGCCGACAACGGGGCCCAGGTGATCAACATGAGCCTGGGCCGTGATGGGGCGCCGGCGCCGGTCGTCGCCGACGCCGTCCGGTATGCCGTGTCGCGCGGTGTGTTCGTGGCCATCTCCGGGGGCAACGACTTCGAGCGCGGCAACCCGGTCGAACAGATCGCGGCGATCGCGGCCGAAGTCGACGGGGCGATGTCGGTCGCCGCCGTCGGCCGCGACCTCTCACGCGCCTACTACTCGTCGACGGGCGCGTACGTCGAGATCGCCGCGCCGGGGGGGAACATACGGGCCGGCGGAAGCACGTCGGGCATCCTCCAGCAGACCCTGGATCTCGATCTCGCGCTGACGTACACGGGCCCCGTCGCGCAGTTCGGTCCCCCCAGGTTCGACAGCTTCGCGTACTACTACTTCCAGGGCACGTCGATGGCGGCGCCTCACGTCGCGGGGCTCGCCGCGCTGCTCATGTCGCAGGGCATCACGAGCCCGGCGGCGATCGAGGCCGCGATCAAGCGGTTCGCCACCGACGTCGGCCCACCCGGACGCGACGACGAGTACGGGCACGGATTGATCAATCCTCGCGCCACACTGCGCGGACTGGGGCTCGTCAAGTGAGCGCGCGCGCGGCCTGGTGGGCCGCCCCGCTCGTTGCGAGCGTCATTCTGTCGCTCGGCACGCCGCTTCCCGTCCTGGGCGATGAGCCCCCGTCGAACACGGCGCGCCGTGGCTTGG of Acidobacteriota bacterium contains these proteins:
- a CDS encoding S8 family serine peptidase — protein: MPRSIRSVAWGIALPALLLGAWFAGPSAQSTPERGVRSIASESGLPGIDRGLREHEPVREPGVGARAEPGATSDVDLPYVPGQLIVKFRDGGFATVRSQVADVVGAEDMRRPTWANFEVITIDPAADVEAVASSLEARDDVEYAQPAYKVYPRFRPNDPLYDRQWNFPAIGMEEAWAINQGATSSIVVAVIDSGLAYRNVVLEYTFPSFTEGGRTYPALGRRAVPFAAAPELGGPDRFVAPRDFIWEDQTPVDLDGHGTHVAGTIGQLTNNGVGVAGMAFNVRLMPIKVLRDRWDQILNAPNFATDATVARGIRYAADNGAQVINMSLGRDGAPAPVVADAVRYAVSRGVFVAISGGNDFERGNPVEQIAAIAAEVDGAMSVAAVGRDLSRAYYSSTGAYVEIAAPGGNIRAGGSTSGILQQTLDLDLALTYTGPVAQFGPPRFDSFAYYYFQGTSMAAPHVAGLAALLMSQGITSPAAIEAAIKRFATDVGPPGRDDEYGHGLINPRATLRGLGLVK